Below is a genomic region from Pleuronectes platessa chromosome 18, fPlePla1.1, whole genome shotgun sequence.
ggaagtcaAAATTACACAGACTACGTGTTCAGCAGGTATGACAGATGGTcaaatgaaaagacaaactgGATGCTTCGTGGGAAGTGTAGGAGTCAAAGTCAGGATATCTCGGCTTCGATTTTCATCATTCTTTATGATGACTTCCCTCATCCGTTTGTAAATTCAATGTCAACTTGTTATTTTTTAGTATGAATTAAATCGTAGACAGGTTTCTTATCtacattttgaataaatgttAAAGTTTGAAACTTGAATGTTAAAAAATTCTAAGGTTACTTTCAATGAATGCCATGGCCTTGTAGTTTCTTTTAGTTAATGATGAGAAAATAAATGTCCCAACCACTGACCTTCTCTTTCactataatatttatttatagaatAAACTTTATACTTCTGTCCCCTTTACAACAACCCCTCATTCTCTCTGGTCCCCTCATATATAACAGCTCGTTTAAAGAGAACTGAAACGGTCTACATGATCTGTTGAATGTCACGTAGCGTCTCTGCTTCGGACAGAATTAAGAGAGGGAGCCTCCCCTCTGCCAAAATGCAAACAGACACTTTCCCACCAGTCTTAATTCCTCCTGGCCCTCGTTTGTACAGCCCggcccctccccttcccccctCTGGTCCACTTTCTCCGTGCTTGTAAGTTTATCCTGTCACCCTGTCTGGACCCCGTTGacccctccacctcccctcccGAGACTCCTGAACCTACGTATCACAAACTTCCAACTGTGCCAAGCCTCAGTCTACTGTAGAAATGAAGATCTTAACATCAGCTTAATAAACACTGTAATGGATCTGTGGCGCAGAGAAAATACTGACATTTAAAACTGAGTGATGTACCTGCTGTTGTTTGTCTTCTCCGTCCTCAGACTTGTTCATCGAGAGGTTTTGTATGACGGGGGGAAGCAGTCCTATCGGCTACCTGAAGGCCTGGCAAACCAACCTCTACCTGTCCGCTGACGCCGACAAGGTCCGGGAGGCACTGGCAGAAGGTGAGCACGTATGCACACATATGACTCATTTAATTGTTAGCTTTGGAATGAAAGATGGCAATTTACAGGATAGTCAAGGTTAGAAATTTCTCATTCTGGTTTTAGCCATGATATGATGACTGTGTGGGACATGAGAAAATGATTATTGATGTTcctgtaaagatgttttaattgtGGTTTCACAAAGGGACTGTATGTGAGGTTTTTGATCTCTGACTGCTGTTCTATTTATCAAATGTAGATAAATTACTCTGAAGGATTATCTAAGATAAGTTAAAGTACAACAGACTCACTTTTATCAATACAAGGTGTAAcatacattttctgggcttcTACTATCCGCAATGACTTGAAGGGGTCAGTAGGGAACCTCAGAGTATGTAAACAGTCACTCTGCagactttttcactcagtccattctaGAAAATATGTCTCATTTTGTACTTCCTCCCCCATATGAGTCATATAGGTTCGCACCATATATACAGGCTATGGTTCGCACTCGTCCCTCAGCCCCACCCCACCACCTCCCCTCCACACCGAACGAGACACCAAGCAGACTTGTTGCTGAGCTAGAAGCTAGTTAGCTACCGCAGGCTAATCACGACAAACcacactgaagaaacactgcagcgtGGGGGGATGCAAGGAAGAGAATGTGTCCGTGCACATTCCTCCTAAGAACGTTACTGTTTGAAACCAGCGGTTAGCTTTATTTCTTATGACGTGCCGTGTCGACTTGCTCAGTCTGGAGTAACGCACACTGTCCTGCTAAAtcttgaacaaacatgaggTTGTGTAACCGACTTTAAATATGTGGCTGGTCTTCTATAGCGGTATCCAAACATAGCGTGACTTTCACCCAGAGATCGTCAAAAAATTCACGAGAATCAGACCGGTGCTAGGCCTGGTTGcgtgtcactcaaagtgcagtcagccaatcagagaagggGCTAAAGAGGCAGGCGAAAACAGCCTGTtttgtctgcagctccacaaaGAGGCAGAAGAggggacatggaaatacacattgcagcagtttgttagactttaaaccactgatatatcatcttaggggtaccaatacctcaaattaaataccagaaatgtgtaaaatatgggGCCTTTAAGAATGGCTTTCAAGTGACGGCTATTAGATATGTCAGGATTTACTCATATGCAGGGCAATACGTTCTCTCAATTatgctcttcttttctttttttaattaagctcACTTATATTGAATAAATAGAGATAACATTTGTTAGATGTGAGACATTAGCTGTACCAACCTGGTTgtataaaaacaagaaacagcTAAATGTTCTCCTGTTTGTTTAATACATCCAAATATTCGACACGCATGATGTAATTTCTGTACCAACTGGGGTGGTTTCAAAAATGATTTCCCCTCAGAATCTGCACATCAAATGAACTGAGGGGAGCTCTTTTAATGCAAATGTGGAGACATACATTTGCTTGACATACTGTACAAGCTCTAATCCATCCAGCACGTCTAGTTTTAATGTTGtccttgttgttgtgtgtgcaaaatgatttaaaatctgGCCGTGAGCAGGTCATCAGATTTctgatgaatataataaaataaaaagtcccTTTAAACATCAATTTAAATGGACATAAGTATAAAGATACAATTCTTGCACGCACTCTGACGCACATTAAGTGTGTCTCAATGTGCTGGGGGTATAGGTTGTGAATTATCCCTCTCCTGTTTGCATAATAAGTACCAGCGACTGACATGCTATCGTGACATTACCATAAATCAGCATATTTATTTCCCGTTCTTTGTATTTGCTTGATGGATTCCTGCGTGCTACACAGGATATAAAGTCCTGCActcagagggagagcaggaggcagaacGATCCCATTTGCTCAGACTGAGGCTCTGAATATATGGgattatttaaagtcacatggATATGCTTCAGATGGTTTTATGTTTGTACGGCGCAGCACATTTCATGCTGCCTTCTTGTCGCTTTCAAAAAGGAATAGGACAGAGTGAAATACGGAGACATACCaggctgaaaaaaacatgtaaacaaaaaagGATGAAACATGTACAGACTGaacaacagtgttgtgcattttaCACTGCAGGCCAGTaggtgagagacacacaaaaaatgtcCATTTGGATATGTCTAACGTATATCTCATGGCATGTCTGTTTTAACATTCCTGAAAAagtgaatatataaaaaatataaataaactttatttaacacacGATCAGCAAACTGTAGCGCGTTGGGTCAGTGTGCTATCAGTCCATTGGCCGAGTTAAgcatgtcttcttctacgtcctctGATAAACCTCAGCAGCCATCTGTACCTGGGACAAACCAAGTGTCTGATAAATTCACCATTATCAGACTTGCACAGACATTCATGGGAGTCACGCACGATGATTTCCATCATAATTAATTCCCAATATgaatagaatcacttcctctctaGCAATCAGTCTCCAAAGTAAATTaacatcattttgtttttgttgctgcaaaGCTTTAAATCGatttgaattacagagcttttactttgaaaagtagtggacttaaaaaaataacaccagtTCTGTAAATCACTCAAACTCAGAAGAGTAATAAAGcagattcagtttcattttattttaacgttgaaaaataaaatttgcACTGCAGGTAAACCAGGTAGGGTGAACTGAAAGTTCTctcacttcactctgcaccaccgACtacagagcattaacacagggcAAATTaccagcccattccaaacaggttTCGAATGGACATTGCACTCATCTGTTCAAATGTTCCATGAATAGCAATTTTGTTATTGAACAGCAATGTTAAGgcattgatatatatatttatatttattatacatatatattgtattgtttgttggtgtttttattgtgttataTGGTAAAATAAATGTCCTCATATGAGGAAATAAGGTTTTCAAAAATGACATGTTCAAACACAAAGATTATTATTCaagtttttatacttttatactATTAATCACAGATATGTAGAAGAATTAAAAACTCCATGCTGAAACAAAAGCTCTGACACAGAGGGTCAAAATAGGATTGGACTCGGTCTGCTGACCCATATTCAATATGTTCTAGATTAGCACTGTCTAGCAAAAgcagaacacaacacacaaaatacatcTGCTAATCTGTGCAGTGGCCTAAGGGGAAACAAACTGCGCCGCTAACTAATCACAGCGTGACCACAAACCTCTCAAGGTGACTTCAAGGACACTCTTCATGTGAGTTATAAGCTTAATGTCACTAatacagagacactgggaggcACACAGCcatcaacaacccccccccccccccccccccacacacacacgtacacacatacacatacacacacacacacacacacacacacacacaaagtgaagtACCCTTGACATTTTACTTGAAAGGTCTATCTAATTAGTTATAAAGCCATGAGTCAATACTTTGTGTACGCTGCTGAAGGCCTCTACAAGTGTTCCTCTTTTTAAGAGCACTAAAGCTGTAATGACGTCAGTGAAAACCTTCCTCTGATTTCTTCCAGTTACTGTAAGAAAGTGAAGTGAAAGGGAAGgctggttgttgttttgtttttttgccagGGTACAAAAAATACAACAAGACAGGTGTCCATGGGGCAAGAAATACAGTTTGGAGTGGTTTTTACTTtcctttacatttttatatgcaCTTTTTTGATATTTACACAGATTTCCCAAGGAATCGTTTATGCATATTAATATAAAAGATCAGGCATTTTGAGaggatgcagcttgattgaatttaagtggACTACTTGAGTTTGGCAGAGGTATGTTCTCAATGAAGGACATTCtagttgtaaaataaatacttgatgcTTCAATGTCATGATTATCTGAtcagtgctgctctgctgctccctATTCTTTCTTAAGGGCCAAGTACCCCGCTGCTGCAGTGCAGGGTGACCATGAAGGAGGTGTAACTTTCAGATAAAGTCAGATGGTTTATGGTTATGTTTGGGTAGTATGGACTCTCCTTTGCTGCTATGACTGCTGCAAATAAGAATAGCTGTAGTTTGAAAGGTGTGTGAGGCTCTTTTGAACAGAGCATCACTGAGAGAATATCAAGAACACCCTCTGCTGGACCAGCAGGCAAACTACTTCAAACCACAATTTGAATTCACATTAGTTATAATAGtaagaatgaagaaaaaaattcagagctataaatatattaatttaaatgaatCACTGGCAGTCCTGTTTGATTTAGTCAAGAGAAATTAAGCAGAGTAAAGAGTAATGTACATGTGAACGTCTGAAGGTAATCAAGTATCTATGGCTTTAGTTTAAAGTGAACCACATTAGGTGGAGATAGAGTAAACTAAAGTGAGGGAATGTGAAAGTAAAACATGAAGACAAAGTCAAAGTTTCTTATAACCCGTtgtcacctctgtgtgtgtctgtgctcaggCATCGCGGCAGCCACCATGTTCATGCCAGATAAGCTGACGGAGGTATCGGAGTCCCAGCTGAGGGTGGCGTTTGACGGGGACGCCGTCCTCTTCTCGGATGAGTCAGAGCGCATCTTCAAGGCCCACGGGCTGGACAAGTTCTTCGAGCACGAGAGGGAAAATGAGGACACGCTGTTGGAACATGTGTGTAGTTTTAACTAGATATTGTTATCCCTTGAATAGTTGCTAATCTGCTTTGACAATGGATTTATTATACCAGCTCAGACTGAACAATCATAGTGCAGATTGCATTTCACTCTGAGGTTTGTTTTAAACCCTAGTCTTCTTTGCAGCATTAAACTGCCCTGCACCTCTAATAACCTGTAAATGATTATGCAGATGTTTATGATATAAAATTCATTTAATTATCGGATTATTCGATTGATAAATTAtgtaatatgtaaatatatgtgATAATGGTTTATTAAAGACAACctgcaatttttttaattggctGAGACCTTAGCAGGCTTCACACTGTGctccattaaaataaaaatagaggacagaaaatacacaaaacgcAAGATAATGAAACACTAGAGAACACACAATCTCACCAGTGTTCATCCTAAACTGTTCCTCTCTGGCAGGGTCCCCTGAAGGGCTTTCTGGAGGCACTGGGGAAGCTCCAAAAAAAGTTTTACGCCAAAGGCCAACGCTTGTCTTGCCCCATCCGGACCTTCCTGGTGACGGCTCGCAGCGCGGCCAGCTCTGGGATCCGGGCGCTGAAGACGCTCCGGGCGTGGGGCTTGGAGATCGACGAGGCTCTGTTTCTGGCGGGAGCGCCGAAGGGCCCGATGCTGGAGAAGATCCGGCCTCACATCTACTTCGACGATCAGATGTTTCACGTGGAGGGAGCGGCAGAGATGGGCACCGTCGCTGCCCACGTGCCCTACGGCattgcacagaaacacaacgcCAAACAGAAACCAGGAGTTGGGAAGTAGACAGCAGGACTTCAGGATTCAGCTGGAAATGGAACAAGAGCAGAAGGACATCTTGAGAGGTCGGAAAGATGAACATTGACTGTATTATTGTAAGTGGAAATGTATCATTTCCACATTGTAGGAATTTTATTTTAAGTGTCTTTTATCACTGTGCAAACTGTTTTAGCGTATAATCGTAGTCCAGGTAGCGGTCAAGTCTGGTACCCGAGGTGACATATTTAAGTGTTTTGTGTGAACTTGATTCATATGCAGGGCTGCACATAACTTTTTCGGTCTGGTTCTCGAGAGATCAGCAGGAGATGTTGCTTGGTGCCGACACTTTAAAGTGGAACTATAACCCTATAAGCTCCTGACTGCTGTGTTCATGTGATGACCAGAAACGCAAAATCTGATTCAGCTGGGATCACACCAAACAATGGACGTAAAATGAAACCTATGAAAAGGAGCTCATCCCCAAGGGAATACTTGGTATATAGATAAATGGCTGAAAAGCTGGTCTACTAATGGAATAAAGACAAACTGGCCGGAGGCCTTCTGCTGTCTCCCAGTTCCACGAAGGAATGTTCCGTTAATGTTCCAGTTATGTGCACCCCTGAATATGTCTACACAGGATTTTCAAAGGTGCTTGATTGCCATGGCAACCTGAACGTCTTTCTCTCACTGCCGCATGCATTCATGAAGAAGAAGCCTCTTCAGCTGGAGGACACAGAGTGAATGGATTCGCTTTTTAGGTAATGCACAGACCCGTCTGACTCTGTCAGTGAATGAGCAATGAGCACAACACGGAGACACCATAAGGTGTGATGGCAATGAGAGTAACTCACAGTTTATGTATAATTCATTTCAGATTGACTTGTTTTAATGTATATTACTGCAGATAGAGATATGATTTACCATTGTGTCTGTCCAAAACAAACATAGCAAGCCATACATTTCAGCTGGGGCCTTAGTTTCAAGTAAGACACGAGATTTTAACCAGACCAGCAGTTGTGGTCGGTGCAGCACTTGAACTGTGGCACATGAATGGTCCCCACAATGAAACCTCCAAAATCCATGATTGATTTCCATCACCATTAAGGTTAGTGTCCTCAAAGGCCATCAGTGCCTGTACACCAGAGGTCAATACAGGACACAGCAGCCTGATCCAGGTGAAGTGAATTCTGATCATTCTGttctgaaatgaaataaaatgtttgataagAGCTTGGAAGGTGGCAACTTTACCCCAGTATCAAATGGAATAGACTGTGTATAtacagtaggggggggggggggggggcaaaacaGAAGTGTATTTGTTTCAAACAACAGATACTATGAATACCTCAGATTGTTGTGTACCCATGGAAATTAAAACTAGTTATCAAATTTTGCCGTTACAGAACAATAACCCATCAACCTTTGGCACAACTAACTCCAACATGAAGGTAAAATGATTATAGCGATGGGGTTAACTGAGCCCTCTATGGGTAAATGGTGCCACTATAAAAAACTGACACAAAATCAAACAATTTTGAGATCATTTTCCACTTTGATATTGCCATCAATTTAACAAAGGGGTAAATGTTTACTTAAAGTAAAACCATATATTTGTTTACTGTTGTTCAACAGGTTGCTTAAACGTTTTTAGGGAAGGATTAAACTTTGATCTTTGTGTGTAAGAATGTATGTGTACATGTGCTTTTGTGTACATACAGCATGTTTGTACATGAACATTGTAACACTTGTAACAGTGATCGAACATCAACATGAACTTGTAACAGTGACACAGAAAGAGTTACATATAGTGTACATATATGTATGCatgtctatgtgtgtttgtatgtgtgtgtgcttgtgtctgtgtgtgtgtgtgtgtgtgtgtgtgtacgcaggGAACAATGTATTCCCCCATCACTGGCTCGTTTTACCCCACAAACACCAATTTAACAAAACTGTTTCACAGAGCAGCCCAGATCAACAGTTATGTTAAGTTAATATTCTTGTTTGTAGCTTACGTTGAagtaaattaacatttaataatgtccaATACATCTATATGAATTCATATACAAGACTGATaacatgatgatgtcactctgcatgacaaaaaactgtttttttttctgcattggTATATTTACCCCTCTCTCAAAGCTGGACTACACTTCCTTATTTTGTGGTCACATGATTACTTTTTTCATGGTAACCTAGATACAGGGACTGGCTCATCTTACCCACTGGATCAACTTCTCCCCTACCTTAACAGCCATCGGTGGGGCAACCTGGGAATTCAGGGCCTTGCTCAAAGACACTTCAGCATACGGTTTGGAAGAGCTGAGGTTTCGAACCGCCGACCCTCTGGTGGACGACCCGCTGGATCTCCTGAGACACAGTTTCCCATAACTGTCCAGCGGCCTTAAGCATGGTTTTCCTtgcatgaaaaaaatgaaaagagttATGATCCATTAAATGTGCACTAAGCAAATATCGTTAAAGACTTAATGATTCTACTGCCCCCTCCTGTTTGCTGAGGCTAGTACAAACTCTGCTTAGGTGCTGATCAATGGTGtgaaaaaacactttaactCCATCTGGCAATCAATACCCAATTGGTAATCAATAACTCATTCCAGTCACAGTGTGACCTATGTCGGACTGGAAATCACAAATCTGTCGTCCTTTGACCATAAAGGCGGctatagcgtccgttttcctataaaaggccgctaagaggcttaagtgggctccaggctgttacgcgtcgtacaatgaatccaagtccggtgatgaatatagtttgagcATTTTATTGCTGcagaccgaatgacaattgatgaatgaaaacatggttgtttgacgatgaaGACGACGACAACGAcggtaaacagaaaatataatcaggtgcgccactaaccccctttctcccccccctcccctgatctgactgcccaggtatatagattaagccacacccatgtgtcaatcaaacggaagtgacatgatccaaaacagtgtgactaacctttcaaaataaacaataaacaaacagaccaaatatgcattttggcccctacagCGGCACTGGCATTTTGTAAATATCACTCCAGCTTACGTCACTCTGTCACCGCTGGCAAGACGCTGTGGATCTTCCACCTGATTTGTCATTATTAAACATTATCACATCTCATCAGGCTGCAGAGGAACCTGGAGCTCAGGAAAATGACACGTTTAatttcacaaacacaacttgGACATAATAACAGATTTGTCTTTTGGCCTAAAATTTTGTTGAGCTCAGTTATCGGAGGAAGAAAGTTCAGTGGGATGAACTAATCAGTCAGGACAGTTTGGATAATCAGGAGCAGATTAACACAAGAGAAGCaatgtttacacattttaaGTGCAGGTTTAAGACAACTACAGATTCTTAAACAAAGGCAATGCAATGAGCAAATGTAAATGAACAATGTGGACAATGAATGAACACAATAACTATGATTAGACTTCTATAGCCAAGGCCCAACGGtcaccttatgaaaccacagatCTGGCATTTTATTTTGGATCTGCACCGATCTGCATCTGTCCCCaaacatgccagatttttcCTGATCAAATAATCAGaaaaaaatctatgaaaatgttaaaaaatgctCCAGTTTTAAGTAACACTGATCTGGATGTGTTCGTCCCTGACCTATGACACATCCTTGCATCATCACCAGGGTAATCCTGCCAGAATGTATTAGTGTAATACATATGGAAGAGGTAAATGATCCAATCACctattcacaaacacaaccatgcagtgcatctatttgcaggactgtctctatcacacactgccagcacaCTTGTCAGGGACAATTTGgacagtgtcttgcccaaggaccctTCAGCACCATGAATGGTAAGACCAGGATTAAACTTCATGCTTTATGTTTATTGGATGACCCGGTCTTCTTCCTGAGCCAAAgccgcaaacacacaaacagacaaacaaaagaaaccattaaaaaaatgtgaaaattgaACACATTACTCTTGTATGCATGGAGACTCAGTGCCATGCACTTCTTCAGTCCACCATGGGGTAGCAGCACTAGATTGAGAAatgtcctgctgctgcagccgctcctctgtcagtgtctgttgatttgattcatttaagatgaaaaatgtgaagaaaatcATCATTAATCCAACAGTTACATGTTTACTGCCGTTACCTTTAATAATGATCAATTATATCTGTATATGTTTCCTT
It encodes:
- the nt5c1aa gene encoding 5'-nucleotidase, cytosolic IAa, with translation MMKMSLDPMQVMSGQVKELRVAPSSNGDSRGSWEEKEVFDQDNLGLSTKPKPVTGRRTRKVEGGVFFPKPENAVTIAVSSRVMFRTEREQKVFEQKGVEEYLRYQIEHENEPFAPGPAFPFVKALETVNARLRELYPESEELFDIVLVTYNHAHVGIRLINTINHHNLFIERFCMTGGSSPIGYLKAWQTNLYLSADADKVREALAEGIAAATMFMPDKLTEVSESQLRVAFDGDAVLFSDESERIFKAHGLDKFFEHERENEDTLLEHGPLKGFLEALGKLQKKFYAKGQRLSCPIRTFLVTARSAASSGIRALKTLRAWGLEIDEALFLAGAPKGPMLEKIRPHIYFDDQMFHVEGAAEMGTVAAHVPYGIAQKHNAKQKPGVGK